Proteins found in one Bremerella volcania genomic segment:
- a CDS encoding alpha/beta fold hydrolase, whose product MKCIRPLLLWGWFVLAVGCVPTADLSMPRFQPRPVVWLNNWQPQEPTASRSEAEQFLQKGDTLKALGMYDSAEEMYVRAANADLDFAFPMYQLACNYELCGKHDEAYVAFQQAMQRGFDDFPTALHDDELGKIRRRSDFNESLATIRTRYIIAAAEHVGQPIAVRPETDKPPQGWPIILLLHGYGDSHLSYLDEAKLWSKQGFVAVVVPGSVPTHGSYYQWSHDSIEPTHEDLQKIVNAPLFDGVIDLNRVYLLGFSQGALHAMLVTQEHPDQYAGCVSLSPGGSLVSQLTRPSLDPRQGTARFVLIHGDEEPHAPLVKIWARECDKAKWMFESQTHPGGHHFPDDWEQRLPAIATFLLK is encoded by the coding sequence ATGAAATGCATCCGCCCCTTGCTACTGTGGGGATGGTTCGTCCTTGCCGTTGGTTGTGTTCCCACAGCTGATTTGTCGATGCCGCGGTTTCAGCCGCGACCGGTCGTCTGGTTGAATAACTGGCAGCCGCAAGAGCCAACCGCATCTCGCAGCGAGGCGGAGCAGTTCCTGCAAAAAGGGGATACCCTGAAGGCCCTCGGCATGTATGACTCGGCGGAAGAGATGTACGTCCGTGCGGCCAACGCCGATCTCGACTTCGCCTTTCCGATGTATCAACTCGCATGCAACTACGAGTTGTGTGGCAAGCACGACGAAGCTTACGTGGCGTTTCAACAGGCCATGCAGCGCGGCTTCGACGACTTTCCGACGGCGCTGCACGATGACGAACTCGGTAAGATTCGACGTCGTAGTGATTTCAATGAGTCGTTGGCAACGATTCGCACGAGATACATCATCGCCGCTGCCGAGCACGTCGGCCAGCCGATTGCCGTTCGGCCGGAAACGGACAAACCCCCACAAGGATGGCCCATCATCCTGCTGTTGCACGGTTACGGGGATAGCCACCTGAGCTATCTCGACGAAGCAAAACTCTGGTCCAAGCAAGGTTTCGTGGCCGTTGTTGTTCCTGGCAGCGTTCCCACGCATGGCAGCTATTACCAGTGGTCGCACGATTCGATCGAGCCCACTCACGAAGACCTGCAAAAAATCGTGAACGCGCCGCTGTTCGACGGCGTGATCGATTTGAATCGTGTTTACTTGTTGGGCTTTTCTCAGGGAGCCCTGCACGCGATGCTCGTGACCCAGGAGCACCCCGACCAGTACGCCGGTTGCGTGTCGCTTTCCCCCGGAGGAAGCCTGGTGAGTCAACTGACGCGGCCGTCGCTTGATCCCAGACAGGGGACGGCCCGGTTCGTTTTGATTCACGGCGACGAAGAACCGCACGCACCGCTGGTCAAAATCTGGGCTCGTGAGTGCGACAAGGCGAAGTGGATGTTCGAAAGCCAGACCCACCCAGGCGGTCATCATTTCCCAGACGATTGGGAACAACGCTTACCGGCGATTGCCACGTTCCTGCTGAAGTGA
- the ppc gene encoding phosphoenolpyruvate carboxylase, translated as MYHEEHVPGLNLLVELLDQVVREQVGDSLAETMSRIRRMSLERRSGIPDAEERLLAEIGRIPKDQLRSVIRWLSLYFDLANLAEDYHRVRILDQRAEEAESEGLPRSESIADAIRQLCESGCTAAEMQDWLDRLAITPVFTAHPSEAKRRTTRELLRRLRDHLPYLEVHPHDEDFQAALSDLTLLWQTDSLRPQRPGVMGEVERGLFFAEALWDVAPQIYHEMRMALARYYPTHQFELKPFLTFGSWIGGDRDGHPFVTAKVTQATLGLLRKTAFERHLSYCRELKKTLVTSDRQAAVSDEIRERLATATEHWPELSQRLEEVSPNEVYRCYLKMIEFRLEASLGLANVEGDEHVAYQQPEELMEEVEMLRDSMLEHQGRRVVERYLDPWKDRLQTFGFHFFSLDIRQDSDVHRNALREILYADLPEDQKVEEADWLKRLCQLERPEVDTAKLSEMTQEVLATFGVLADTMAVGGPKPFGGYVISMTHQPADVIAVLWLWNFVWNQKHPGKPRPYLPISPLFETIDDLERAPIIFEAMLKQPVYRDYLGQQARLEQMIMVGYSDSTKDGGYLTASWNLHQAQERLAEVAAKHHVEMTIFHGRGGSLGRGGGPAARGIQSLPPQAVDGKLRLTEQGEVLAERYDNAVIAHRHIEQLTSATLLVSASTPSPEMENWKEMSESMSQAALAKYRELVSHEDFLRYFDQATPISEIEGLPIGSRPARRRARKSLKDLRAIPWTFAWTQSRQLLPAWYGMGTGIRTLVDAQGGDWEPLQEMYQEWPVFQATIDNAELALAKADMDIARDYAELAGTAQESIWKMIDEEYRLSCGAICLIRQQHELLEKIGWLNRSIRSRNPYVDPLNLIQIQLIKQSRESGEAASEEGTDGLAQMVRLTIQGIAAGLRSTG; from the coding sequence ATGTATCACGAAGAGCATGTACCAGGGTTGAATCTGTTGGTTGAGTTGCTCGACCAGGTTGTTCGCGAACAGGTCGGCGATTCGCTGGCCGAGACGATGAGCCGTATCCGCCGGATGTCGCTCGAGCGACGGTCCGGCATCCCGGATGCCGAAGAACGCCTGCTGGCGGAAATCGGTCGCATTCCCAAAGATCAACTACGCAGCGTGATTCGCTGGCTGAGTCTCTATTTTGATCTGGCCAATCTGGCCGAAGATTACCACCGCGTACGAATTCTCGATCAGCGCGCCGAGGAAGCCGAATCGGAAGGCCTGCCACGCAGCGAATCGATCGCCGATGCGATTCGCCAACTGTGCGAAAGTGGCTGCACGGCGGCCGAGATGCAGGACTGGCTCGACCGCCTGGCGATCACCCCTGTCTTCACCGCCCACCCGAGCGAAGCCAAACGCCGCACCACCCGCGAACTACTGCGGCGCCTGCGCGATCATCTGCCGTACTTGGAAGTCCATCCGCACGACGAAGACTTTCAGGCAGCCCTGAGTGATCTGACGCTACTGTGGCAGACCGACTCTCTTCGCCCGCAGCGCCCCGGCGTGATGGGGGAGGTCGAGCGTGGTTTGTTCTTTGCCGAAGCGTTGTGGGACGTCGCTCCACAAATCTATCACGAAATGCGTATGGCCTTGGCTCGCTACTACCCTACGCACCAGTTCGAGCTGAAGCCGTTCCTCACGTTTGGCAGTTGGATCGGTGGCGACCGCGACGGGCACCCGTTTGTGACCGCCAAGGTTACGCAAGCGACGCTGGGTCTGCTGCGTAAAACCGCCTTCGAACGGCATCTGTCTTATTGCCGCGAATTGAAGAAGACCTTGGTTACTTCCGATCGTCAGGCCGCCGTCAGCGACGAAATTCGCGAACGTCTGGCAACCGCGACCGAGCACTGGCCGGAGCTTTCGCAGCGTCTGGAAGAGGTTTCGCCTAACGAGGTTTACCGCTGCTATTTGAAGATGATCGAGTTTCGCTTGGAGGCCTCGCTCGGTTTAGCAAATGTCGAGGGAGACGAGCACGTCGCCTATCAACAGCCGGAAGAGTTGATGGAAGAGGTCGAAATGCTGCGCGATAGCATGCTCGAACATCAAGGCCGCCGCGTCGTCGAGCGATACCTGGACCCCTGGAAAGATCGTCTGCAAACGTTCGGCTTCCACTTCTTCTCGCTCGATATCCGGCAAGACTCGGACGTCCATCGCAATGCGTTGCGCGAGATTCTGTACGCCGATCTTCCGGAAGATCAGAAGGTTGAAGAAGCCGACTGGCTCAAGCGGCTTTGCCAGCTCGAGCGGCCGGAGGTCGATACGGCCAAGCTCAGCGAGATGACGCAAGAGGTGTTAGCCACCTTCGGCGTACTGGCCGATACGATGGCGGTCGGTGGACCGAAGCCGTTTGGCGGGTACGTCATCAGCATGACGCATCAGCCTGCCGACGTGATCGCCGTGCTGTGGCTGTGGAACTTCGTTTGGAATCAGAAGCATCCCGGCAAGCCGCGGCCTTACCTGCCGATCTCGCCGCTGTTTGAAACGATCGACGACTTGGAGCGGGCTCCGATCATCTTCGAGGCGATGCTCAAGCAGCCGGTCTATCGTGATTACCTGGGACAGCAAGCACGGCTGGAACAGATGATCATGGTGGGCTACTCCGATAGTACCAAGGATGGTGGTTACCTGACCGCTTCCTGGAACTTGCACCAGGCCCAGGAACGCCTGGCCGAGGTGGCGGCGAAGCATCATGTCGAAATGACCATCTTCCACGGTCGGGGCGGCAGCCTGGGACGCGGCGGCGGTCCGGCGGCTCGTGGTATTCAGTCGCTGCCTCCCCAAGCGGTCGATGGCAAGCTGCGTCTGACCGAACAAGGGGAAGTGCTGGCCGAACGGTATGACAACGCCGTGATCGCCCATCGGCATATCGAACAGCTCACTAGCGCCACGCTGTTGGTCAGCGCGTCGACTCCTTCGCCCGAGATGGAAAACTGGAAGGAGATGAGCGAGTCGATGAGCCAGGCAGCGCTGGCCAAGTATCGGGAGTTGGTCTCGCATGAAGACTTCCTGCGCTACTTCGATCAGGCCACCCCCATCAGCGAGATCGAAGGCCTGCCGATTGGTTCGCGTCCCGCGCGGCGTCGTGCTCGGAAGTCGCTCAAGGATCTACGGGCCATTCCGTGGACGTTTGCCTGGACCCAGTCGCGGCAACTGCTGCCGGCGTGGTACGGCATGGGGACCGGCATTCGCACGCTGGTCGATGCGCAGGGGGGCGACTGGGAACCGCTGCAAGAGATGTATCAAGAGTGGCCCGTCTTCCAGGCCACGATCGACAACGCCGAACTGGCGCTGGCCAAGGCCGACATGGACATTGCCCGCGACTACGCCGAGCTGGCCGGCACGGCTCAGGAAAGCATCTGGAAGATGATCGACGAAGAGTATCGATTGTCGTGCGGGGCGATCTGTCTGATTCGGCAGCAGCATGAACTGCTGGAAAAGATCGGCTGGCTCAATCGCAGCATTCGCAGCCGCAACCCTTACGTTGATCCGTTGAACCTGATTCAGATTCAACTGATCAAGCAAAGCCGCGAGAGTGGCGAGGCGGCCAGCGAGGAAGGAACCGACGGCCTGGCCCAGATGGTTCGCCTTACCATCCAAGGCATCGCCGCTGGATTGCGATCGACGGGTTAG
- a CDS encoding sulfatase: MKPVRSASVILVTVAVLLSLFSSAQAAKPNVLFIAVDDLACTLGCYGDVVARTPNIDRLAAAGTCFRRAYNQLPLCNPTRASVMTGLRPDQIKVYDLDRHFRDEVPDVVTLSQAFQKAGYFTARVGKIYHYNVPASIGTDGFDDPPSWDRTVNPKGRDKDEEALIFNAEPHRKISASLSWLAAEGTALQQTDGMIATEAIKIMREKKDQPFFLGVGFFRPHTPYVAPKEFFDLYPLDSLRLPYAPENDRDDIPTAAFAHNCPVPNYGLDESTLLKATQAYYACVSMVDAQVGRLLSALDELGLAENTIVVFWSDHGYHLGEHDGIWQKRTLFEQAARAPLIVYVPGQKGQGACDRIVEFVDIYPTVTDLAGVEAPDHLAGRSLRPLIDDPHAPWNGQAITQVLRPADDRLPEMVMGCSIRTDRYRYTEWGDGKYGVELYDHHADPNEFNNLAQEPDEQAQKVLAALQSQLRKKASGKTPTAPVNPARL; the protein is encoded by the coding sequence ATGAAACCTGTCCGTTCTGCCTCAGTGATTCTTGTTACGGTGGCTGTTCTGCTAAGCCTCTTCTCCTCTGCTCAGGCTGCCAAGCCGAATGTGTTGTTCATTGCCGTGGATGACTTGGCTTGCACGCTGGGATGTTACGGCGACGTCGTCGCACGCACGCCGAACATCGATCGGTTGGCGGCCGCGGGCACCTGCTTTCGGCGGGCCTATAACCAGTTGCCGCTGTGCAATCCGACGCGGGCATCGGTCATGACGGGACTGCGGCCCGATCAGATTAAGGTGTACGATCTCGATCGTCACTTTCGCGATGAAGTGCCCGATGTGGTGACGTTGTCGCAGGCCTTTCAAAAGGCAGGCTACTTCACCGCGCGCGTCGGGAAGATCTATCACTACAACGTGCCTGCTTCGATTGGAACCGATGGCTTCGACGATCCTCCTTCGTGGGACCGGACCGTCAATCCGAAGGGACGCGACAAGGACGAAGAGGCGCTGATCTTCAATGCGGAACCACATCGCAAGATCAGCGCGTCCCTCAGTTGGTTAGCCGCCGAGGGTACTGCTCTGCAGCAAACCGACGGCATGATCGCCACCGAAGCGATCAAGATCATGCGCGAGAAGAAGGACCAACCATTCTTCTTGGGCGTCGGCTTTTTTCGCCCCCATACACCGTACGTGGCTCCGAAAGAGTTCTTCGACCTGTATCCACTCGATTCGTTGCGATTGCCTTACGCTCCGGAGAATGACCGCGACGACATCCCCACGGCCGCGTTCGCCCACAACTGCCCCGTGCCGAACTATGGCCTCGACGAATCGACGTTGTTGAAAGCGACCCAGGCTTACTACGCCTGCGTCTCGATGGTCGATGCCCAGGTCGGGCGTCTGCTGTCGGCCTTGGACGAGCTTGGCCTCGCCGAGAACACGATCGTCGTTTTCTGGAGCGATCACGGCTACCACCTGGGCGAGCATGATGGCATCTGGCAGAAGCGAACGCTGTTCGAGCAGGCAGCCCGCGCTCCGCTGATCGTTTATGTTCCAGGTCAGAAAGGGCAGGGGGCCTGCGACCGGATTGTGGAGTTCGTCGACATCTACCCGACGGTAACCGACCTGGCAGGCGTCGAAGCGCCGGACCACCTGGCCGGTCGTAGCCTCCGCCCGTTGATCGATGATCCACATGCCCCATGGAACGGCCAAGCCATCACGCAAGTCCTCCGCCCGGCCGATGACCGCTTGCCGGAAATGGTCATGGGGTGCAGCATCCGCACCGATCGCTACCGCTACACCGAGTGGGGCGACGGCAAGTACGGCGTCGAACTATACGACCACCATGCCGACCCGAATGAGTTCAACAACCTGGCCCAGGAACCTGACGAGCAAGCCCAAAAGGTATTGGCGGCGCTTCAGAGTCAGCTTAGGAAAAAGGCCTCAGGCAAGACGCCAACCGCGCCGGTGAATCCGGCTCGGTTGTAA
- a CDS encoding sulfatase-like hydrolase/transferase has product MYVRLIRHMLFAIAWGAPLGPAFACAAESAERPNVLLICIDDLRPELKCYGADHILSPNIDRLAESGVAFDRCYVQVAVCNPSRASTFTGIRPDRLGCWTLHFHFRETMPDAVTLPQYFRQHGYTCEGMGKIFHNPWQDPRSWSREHRWPSAELTHYNPEQKAFRAKVAQTIEEDDWRYNNLRGVIANAPDIADVEHLDGELTEMAVDRLKELSQSEQPFLLAVGYIQPHLPWCPPKRWWDKYDRESLPLAPNPYPPKNSPEVSVGTNYEMTHYADAINVPKPHEGSVDEADARRYRHAYFASVSFIDAQVGKLLDALDQEQLTDNTIVVLWSDHGWKLGEHNAWGKMTNLEIDTRIPLIIRDPQAKSNGQRTNRIVESLDLFPTLCDLAGLPVPDFVDGKSAAHLLDDPTATHTGVAYSQYLWQPLMGNGIRTDRWHYVQWRDTNDATIKHQELYDHENDPQENVNVFGKHPEVEADLQARFQKVLVPHKIVLRPRIHSTQGGKRTNVVFENSHGGNVRITWIDPAGRRRNRFDISPGEKRPINTFVGHVFSVESLDGRYHELITIDQGSETIPLRNLAK; this is encoded by the coding sequence ATGTATGTCCGACTCATTCGCCATATGCTGTTTGCGATTGCTTGGGGGGCCCCCTTAGGGCCTGCGTTTGCCTGTGCGGCCGAATCAGCCGAGCGTCCCAACGTTTTGCTGATCTGCATCGATGATCTACGGCCGGAACTGAAGTGTTACGGGGCAGACCACATCCTTTCTCCAAACATCGATCGTTTGGCGGAGAGCGGTGTGGCTTTTGATCGCTGCTACGTGCAAGTTGCCGTCTGCAATCCATCGCGGGCAAGTACCTTCACCGGCATTCGCCCCGATCGACTGGGATGCTGGACGCTTCATTTTCACTTTCGGGAAACGATGCCCGATGCCGTGACCCTTCCGCAATACTTTCGCCAGCATGGCTACACCTGCGAAGGCATGGGGAAGATCTTCCATAACCCATGGCAAGATCCACGCTCGTGGAGCCGCGAGCATCGGTGGCCCAGTGCTGAATTGACGCACTACAACCCTGAGCAAAAAGCATTTCGCGCGAAGGTTGCCCAAACGATTGAAGAAGATGACTGGCGTTACAACAACTTGCGCGGCGTGATCGCCAACGCCCCTGATATCGCCGACGTCGAACACCTCGACGGCGAGTTGACCGAGATGGCGGTCGATCGCTTGAAAGAGCTTTCTCAAAGCGAGCAGCCGTTTCTGCTGGCCGTGGGATATATCCAGCCTCACTTGCCGTGGTGCCCGCCGAAGCGATGGTGGGACAAGTACGACCGCGAGTCGTTGCCGCTGGCCCCCAATCCCTATCCACCCAAGAACTCGCCGGAGGTGTCGGTCGGTACGAATTACGAGATGACCCACTACGCCGATGCGATCAACGTTCCCAAGCCGCACGAAGGAAGCGTCGACGAGGCCGACGCGCGTCGGTATCGCCATGCTTATTTCGCGTCCGTGTCGTTCATCGATGCCCAGGTAGGCAAGTTGCTGGATGCCCTCGACCAAGAGCAGCTAACCGACAACACGATTGTGGTTCTCTGGAGCGATCACGGCTGGAAGCTGGGGGAACACAACGCGTGGGGCAAGATGACCAACCTGGAGATCGACACGCGTATTCCGTTGATCATTCGCGATCCGCAGGCCAAATCCAACGGCCAGCGAACCAATCGCATCGTCGAGTCACTCGATCTTTTCCCGACCCTGTGTGACCTGGCTGGTCTGCCGGTTCCCGATTTTGTTGACGGTAAGAGTGCCGCCCATCTGCTTGATGACCCCACGGCAACCCACACAGGCGTCGCTTACAGCCAATACCTCTGGCAGCCGCTGATGGGCAATGGCATTCGGACCGACCGTTGGCACTACGTCCAGTGGCGTGACACGAACGACGCCACCATCAAGCATCAAGAGCTGTACGATCACGAAAATGATCCCCAGGAAAACGTCAACGTCTTCGGCAAGCACCCCGAAGTGGAAGCCGACCTGCAGGCCCGCTTTCAAAAGGTGCTTGTCCCCCACAAGATCGTTCTACGGCCGCGGATACACTCGACCCAGGGAGGCAAGAGAACGAACGTCGTATTCGAGAATAGCCATGGTGGCAACGTCCGGATCACCTGGATAGACCCGGCGGGGCGGCGTCGCAATCGGTTTGATATTTCCCCCGGCGAGAAACGTCCGATCAATACATTCGTAGGGCATGTCTTCTCGGTCGAAAGCCTAGATGGTCGTTATCATGAGTTGATCACGATCGACCAAGGTAGCGAGACAATTCCCTTAAGAAATCTCGCGAAGTAA
- a CDS encoding sulfatase-like hydrolase/transferase: MNNYLITTVVFVLVFCVGNCHAQAMEGTKPNVLFIAMDDLNDWIGCMGGHPQTITPNLDRLAQSGVLFTNAHCAAPACNPSRISIFSGIAPNVSGVYANDQVLREVLPDVELLPKTFSKNGYNSTGSGKMLHYIIDAQSWDDYFPKPSSEMPIPETLYPDKRPLSLPRAGPWQYVETDWGALDASDEEFGGDYKVSQWVSEQLAKKHDKPFFLACGIYRPHEPWFVPAKYFEPFPLESIQIPPGYREDDLADLPPEGKRHGPNRYFDHIRKHGEWKHAIQSYLASIHFADAMLGRVLDALDNSEYADNTIVVLWSDHGWHLGEKEHWQKYTAWRACTRIPLMIRVPKNCPGLPEGTKPGICDQPVNLVSLAPTLFDLCGLTANKVHDGPSLTPLLKDAEGNWPHVSVTYLHHPGDYGLSDDRFRYIHYANGDEELYDVEADRYEWTNLAGDPQYADKLAELRAKGPTRFADKPEPSIQSLNKLKWVRLGEDKAPPSRPDGSQFPVFFINETEEPVKLYWIDRQGQPKFYEEIQPTKTARQATRPGAVWQITDLQDKPLGYFKVDDRSAQAIIPAK; encoded by the coding sequence ATGAACAACTATCTAATCACAACCGTCGTGTTCGTACTCGTTTTCTGTGTAGGAAACTGCCATGCACAGGCCATGGAAGGGACGAAGCCCAACGTACTCTTCATCGCCATGGACGATCTGAACGACTGGATCGGGTGCATGGGTGGGCATCCGCAAACGATCACCCCCAATCTCGACCGGTTGGCCCAATCAGGCGTGCTGTTCACCAATGCTCACTGCGCGGCGCCGGCCTGTAATCCTTCGCGGATTTCAATCTTCTCCGGCATCGCGCCGAACGTCTCCGGCGTGTATGCCAACGATCAAGTTCTGCGTGAAGTTCTGCCCGACGTCGAACTGCTTCCCAAGACCTTCTCGAAGAACGGCTACAACTCGACCGGCTCAGGCAAGATGCTGCACTACATCATCGATGCCCAGTCTTGGGACGATTACTTCCCCAAGCCCTCCTCCGAAATGCCGATTCCCGAGACGCTTTACCCAGACAAGCGGCCCCTCAGCCTGCCGCGGGCTGGTCCTTGGCAATACGTCGAAACCGACTGGGGCGCACTCGATGCGAGCGATGAAGAGTTTGGTGGCGACTACAAGGTCAGTCAGTGGGTATCTGAGCAACTGGCCAAGAAGCACGACAAACCGTTCTTCCTTGCCTGCGGCATCTATCGCCCGCATGAACCCTGGTTTGTGCCGGCGAAATACTTCGAGCCCTTCCCGCTTGAGTCGATCCAGATTCCGCCGGGTTATAGGGAAGACGACCTGGCCGATCTGCCGCCGGAAGGAAAGCGGCATGGTCCCAATCGCTACTTCGACCACATCCGCAAACATGGCGAGTGGAAACACGCGATCCAATCGTACCTCGCTTCGATTCACTTTGCCGACGCCATGCTCGGCCGCGTGCTCGATGCGCTAGATAACAGCGAGTACGCCGATAACACGATCGTCGTGCTGTGGTCCGACCATGGCTGGCATCTGGGCGAGAAAGAGCACTGGCAGAAATACACCGCTTGGCGCGCCTGCACGCGGATACCACTGATGATCCGCGTCCCGAAGAACTGTCCTGGCCTGCCGGAAGGAACCAAGCCTGGCATCTGCGACCAGCCGGTCAACCTGGTGAGCCTCGCTCCAACGCTGTTCGATCTGTGCGGCTTGACAGCGAACAAGGTGCATGATGGCCCGAGCCTGACGCCGCTGCTGAAAGATGCTGAGGGGAACTGGCCCCATGTCTCGGTGACCTACTTACACCACCCAGGCGACTACGGCTTGAGTGACGACCGCTTTCGTTACATTCACTACGCCAACGGCGATGAAGAACTGTACGACGTCGAAGCGGATCGGTACGAGTGGACCAACCTGGCCGGCGATCCGCAGTACGCTGACAAGCTGGCCGAGCTTCGCGCGAAAGGTCCCACCCGGTTCGCCGACAAGCCTGAGCCTAGCATTCAATCACTCAACAAGTTGAAATGGGTACGTCTTGGCGAAGACAAGGCACCTCCCTCGCGGCCGGATGGTTCGCAGTTTCCGGTCTTCTTCATCAACGAAACGGAAGAACCGGTCAAGCTGTATTGGATCGACCGCCAAGGACAACCGAAATTCTACGAGGAAATCCAGCCCACCAAGACCGCCCGGCAAGCCACGCGTCCAGGTGCCGTATGGCAAATTACCGACCTTCAAGATAAGCCGCTAGGGTATTTCAAAGTCGACGATCGCTCCGCTCAGGCAATTATCCCTGCCAAATAG
- a CDS encoding arylsulfatase has translation MRRPFFLILMLGLSGLLAMASVSDAAERAPNIVFILADDLGYSELGSYGQQKIKTPNLDQLAKEGMRFTDFYCGNAVCAPSRCVMLTGKHGGHAYIRDNGDPGQMLPETKALGAEFPGQNPIPDEEVTIAEMLKQKGYATAAIGKWGLGHFGTTGDPNKQGFDLFYGFNCQRHAHNHYPKYLWRNREKEVQPGNDRTLHGETYSQSQFRDVAIEFIEANADRPFFLYLPFAVPHLSIQVPNEDLDEYADMKEDDYEHHGYLKHPKPHAGYAAMITHMDRDIGAILDTIEKKGLTDNTVVMFSSDNGPTYDRLGGSDSDFFASAGGFKGLKGSLYEGGIRVPLIVKWPGHVKPDTVSHHLAAFYDLMPTFADIADVKAPEGIDGISFLPELLGKEQKEHEYLYWEFRAYGGQQAVRMGDWKAIRQNMMRPKVANAGKLELYNLKSDPGESKDVAAENPAMVAKAEAAMKEAHTPSELFRIPMLDGKK, from the coding sequence ATGCGTCGCCCGTTTTTCCTCATCCTCATGTTGGGCCTCAGCGGCCTGCTTGCCATGGCTTCAGTCAGCGACGCCGCCGAGCGCGCCCCGAACATCGTCTTCATCCTGGCAGACGATCTGGGTTACTCGGAACTGGGCAGCTACGGGCAGCAAAAAATCAAGACGCCGAATTTAGACCAACTGGCTAAGGAGGGCATGCGATTCACCGACTTCTATTGCGGGAACGCCGTATGTGCTCCTTCACGTTGCGTGATGCTTACCGGCAAGCATGGTGGGCACGCCTATATCCGAGACAACGGCGATCCTGGCCAGATGCTGCCGGAAACGAAAGCACTGGGCGCCGAGTTCCCTGGTCAGAATCCAATCCCGGACGAAGAAGTCACCATCGCGGAGATGCTCAAGCAAAAAGGCTACGCCACGGCGGCGATCGGCAAGTGGGGCCTCGGGCACTTTGGCACCACCGGCGATCCCAACAAGCAAGGCTTTGACCTGTTCTATGGCTTCAACTGCCAACGCCACGCCCACAATCACTATCCGAAGTACCTGTGGCGTAATCGTGAGAAGGAAGTGCAGCCTGGGAACGATCGCACGCTGCATGGCGAGACCTATTCGCAAAGTCAGTTCCGTGATGTGGCGATCGAGTTCATCGAAGCCAACGCCGATAGGCCGTTCTTCCTTTATTTGCCGTTTGCCGTGCCGCATCTCTCCATTCAAGTTCCCAACGAAGACCTGGATGAGTATGCCGACATGAAGGAAGACGACTACGAGCACCATGGCTACCTCAAGCATCCCAAACCGCACGCTGGTTACGCGGCGATGATCACGCATATGGACCGCGACATCGGCGCGATCCTGGATACGATTGAAAAGAAGGGGCTGACCGACAACACGGTGGTCATGTTCAGCTCAGACAATGGGCCAACATACGATCGACTCGGCGGAAGCGACTCCGACTTCTTTGCTTCGGCTGGCGGTTTCAAAGGGCTCAAGGGTAGCTTGTACGAAGGGGGCATTCGCGTGCCGCTGATTGTGAAGTGGCCAGGGCACGTGAAGCCGGACACGGTTTCGCATCACTTAGCAGCGTTCTACGACCTGATGCCAACCTTCGCCGATATTGCCGACGTGAAGGCGCCTGAAGGAATCGACGGCATCAGCTTCCTGCCGGAACTGCTTGGTAAGGAGCAGAAGGAGCACGAGTATCTCTACTGGGAATTTCGCGCATACGGTGGCCAACAGGCAGTGCGTATGGGAGACTGGAAAGCGATTCGCCAGAACATGATGCGTCCGAAGGTGGCCAATGCCGGCAAGCTCGAACTGTACAATCTGAAGAGCGACCCAGGCGAATCGAAGGACGTCGCTGCCGAAAACCCCGCAATGGTAGCCAAGGCAGAAGCGGCCATGAAAGAAGCTCACACGCCATCTGAATTGTTCCGCATTCCGATGCTGGACGGAAAGAAGTAA